A portion of the Microlunatus phosphovorus NM-1 genome contains these proteins:
- a CDS encoding ABC transporter permease encodes MNLAESLRFAWRGVTANKARSLLTMLGVLIGVASVITLVAVGNGASASVTSTLNSLGSNTLTVTAGSSGAGLFGGGGPGGPGGPGGAGANAQTDSEDTDPFDGGTDIRKAQLTLGDAEALADRSQAPDVLGVAPVVSVSSVTATYRGNSHDVGTMTGTTPAYLLINNDTVAGGRAFTDDDYLDHARVALVGPTVAQELVGGDGNGILDKTINLNGNAFTVVGILTAKGSSGIQNQDDVIIAPATAVQDTLAGYQNLGSISVKATSADTVDAAQSQVERILDARHGTNSTDRDFSVTSSASFLSAATTITSTLTLLLGAIAGISLLVGGIGVMNIMLVTVTERTREIGIRKAIGAGKADIIAQFLLEAVMLSMIGGLLGVLLGSLTGLVEVGTFQPVVSPGSIVLAFSFSLAVGLIFGLYPANRAASLKPIDALRYE; translated from the coding sequence GTGAACCTCGCCGAGAGCCTCCGCTTCGCCTGGCGGGGGGTGACCGCCAACAAGGCGCGGTCGTTGCTGACGATGCTCGGGGTGCTGATCGGCGTCGCGTCGGTGATCACCTTGGTCGCGGTCGGAAACGGCGCCAGCGCCAGCGTCACCAGCACGCTCAACAGTCTCGGCTCCAACACCCTCACCGTGACCGCCGGGAGCTCCGGAGCGGGTCTGTTCGGTGGCGGTGGACCGGGCGGTCCAGGTGGCCCGGGTGGGGCGGGTGCCAACGCGCAAACCGACTCCGAGGACACCGATCCCTTCGACGGCGGCACCGACATCCGCAAGGCCCAGCTCACTCTCGGCGATGCCGAGGCTCTCGCCGACCGATCTCAAGCTCCCGACGTGCTCGGCGTTGCGCCGGTCGTGAGCGTGTCCTCGGTGACGGCGACCTACCGGGGCAACTCACACGATGTCGGCACGATGACCGGCACCACACCTGCGTACCTGTTGATCAACAACGACACGGTCGCCGGCGGCCGCGCCTTCACCGACGACGACTATCTGGACCATGCCCGGGTCGCCCTCGTGGGTCCGACTGTGGCGCAGGAGCTCGTCGGCGGCGACGGCAATGGGATCCTCGACAAGACGATCAACCTGAACGGCAACGCCTTCACCGTGGTCGGCATCCTGACCGCCAAGGGCAGCAGCGGCATCCAGAATCAAGACGACGTGATCATCGCACCGGCCACTGCCGTACAGGACACACTGGCCGGCTATCAGAATCTCGGCTCCATCTCGGTCAAGGCCACCTCGGCCGACACCGTCGATGCCGCCCAGAGTCAGGTCGAACGGATTCTGGATGCCCGCCACGGCACCAACTCCACCGATCGCGACTTCTCGGTGACCAGCTCGGCGTCGTTCCTGTCCGCGGCCACCACGATCACCTCGACCCTCACCCTGCTGCTCGGCGCCATCGCCGGGATCTCCTTGCTGGTTGGCGGAATCGGGGTGATGAACATCATGCTGGTCACCGTCACCGAGCGGACCCGCGAGATCGGCATCCGCAAGGCCATCGGTGCCGGGAAGGCCGACATCATCGCGCAGTTCCTGCTGGAGGCGGTCATGTTGTCGATGATCGGCGGCCTGCTCGGTGTGCTGCTCGGCTCGCTCACCGGACTGGTCGAGGTCGGCACCTTCCAGCCGGTCGTCTCGCCCGGCTCGATCGTGCTGGCCTTCTCCTTCTCCTTGGCGGTCGGGCTGATCTTCGGCCTCTACCCCGCCAACCGGGCCGCCTCCCTCAAGCCCATCGACGCCCTCCGCTATGAGTAG
- a CDS encoding ABC transporter ATP-binding protein, with translation MSNPAARVPVIDLRGVTKTYGEGETAVHAVAGIDLVVERGDYVAIMGASGSGKSTLMNIIGCLDVPSTGVYRLDGIDVRRLNDRQQSRIRNHKIGFVFQSFNLIARTSALRNVELPLAYGRVGAKERRERAKAALELVGLGERLGHTPAQLSGGQQQRVAVARAIATEPVLLLADEPTGALDSHSTEDVLALFDALSAAGRTIVVITHEDEVASHAKRVLRMRDGLIESDSRRVPVHALPPRHPDARAAA, from the coding sequence ATGAGCAACCCAGCCGCCCGGGTGCCGGTGATCGATCTCCGCGGCGTCACCAAGACCTACGGCGAGGGCGAGACAGCCGTACATGCCGTTGCCGGGATCGACCTCGTCGTCGAGCGCGGCGACTATGTCGCGATCATGGGCGCCTCCGGCTCGGGCAAGTCCACGCTGATGAACATCATCGGTTGCCTGGACGTCCCCTCCACCGGGGTCTATCGGCTGGACGGCATCGACGTACGGCGGCTCAACGATCGACAGCAGTCCAGGATCAGGAACCACAAGATCGGCTTCGTCTTCCAGAGCTTCAACCTGATCGCCCGCACCAGCGCACTGCGGAACGTCGAACTGCCCCTGGCGTACGGCCGGGTCGGCGCGAAGGAACGGCGCGAGCGGGCGAAAGCAGCCCTGGAACTCGTTGGGCTCGGCGAGCGCCTGGGCCACACCCCGGCCCAGCTCTCCGGCGGCCAGCAGCAACGCGTCGCCGTGGCCCGCGCCATCGCCACCGAGCCGGTGCTGCTGCTGGCCGACGAGCCGACCGGGGCCTTGGACAGTCACAGCACCGAGGATGTCCTCGCCCTGTTCGACGCGCTGTCGGCGGCCGGTCGAACCATCGTGGTGATCACGCATGAGGATGAGGTCGCCTCGCATGCCAAGCGGGTGCTGCGGATGCGCGACGGCCTGATCGAGTCCGATAGCCGGCGGGTCCCGGTGCACGCCTTGCCGCCTCGACACCCCGACGCCCGGGCCGCGGCGTGA
- a CDS encoding HlyD family efflux transporter periplasmic adaptor subunit, with translation MLEPSLAGRTAPVKRRTIIINSVLGVAILGVGAATAFSAIGGAPQQPTGTLVSVQRGTVSSTVTATGNVEAGSTVAVNPSGSGEVTKIYVKVGAKVAKGDKLLKIDDTSARRDLKTAKASLASAEAGMTTTTQGRSTQDQAVDDAGVRSAQTALSNARKALSQAKATYALDQKQQHALVNKADSAVEDAKDQLSDAKSELAKAQRELASETDPTKTTELQNQVTQAQSAVTTAENAVTTAKSSLTQAQQTRDKTLLSSKQNVQTQEGQVSAAGDSLASQEAQRASNQQPAREGAVESAQAQIDNARVSVEQAEQAVKDTTVRAPVDGTVADISAVLGQSSSGGGSASGGSSGGTSGNGTSGSSGTSSSSSSSSSGLVTLVNEKVKQITASVAEADIVKVKAGQTASVTFPASSKTLSGKVTSVATQSTVSNNVVQYDVAISLPTANSTVRLGQTGDVTITTASHADVLYVPTSAITTTGNQATVTRRADGTDATVQIETGLVGSVGTEVTRGLNEGDQLVLPTGTGTQGFTFPGGPGGSAGSDGAGGGSGGAGGGTNTDNGESGTGSGGPR, from the coding sequence GTGCTCGAGCCCTCACTCGCCGGCCGGACGGCACCGGTGAAGCGCCGGACGATCATCATCAATTCCGTGCTCGGCGTCGCCATCCTCGGCGTCGGCGCCGCCACTGCGTTCTCGGCGATCGGCGGCGCTCCCCAGCAGCCGACCGGCACGCTGGTGAGCGTCCAACGTGGCACGGTCAGCTCGACGGTGACCGCGACCGGCAACGTCGAGGCCGGCTCGACGGTGGCGGTCAACCCCAGTGGTTCGGGCGAGGTCACCAAGATCTACGTCAAGGTCGGCGCCAAGGTGGCGAAGGGCGACAAGCTCCTCAAGATCGACGACACCTCGGCCCGGCGGGACCTGAAGACCGCGAAGGCAAGTTTGGCCTCCGCCGAGGCCGGCATGACCACCACGACGCAAGGTCGTTCGACCCAGGACCAGGCGGTCGACGACGCCGGCGTGCGGAGCGCCCAGACCGCTCTGTCGAATGCCCGCAAGGCGCTGTCGCAGGCCAAGGCGACCTACGCGTTGGATCAGAAGCAACAACATGCTCTGGTCAACAAGGCCGACTCCGCGGTCGAGGACGCCAAAGACCAGCTGTCCGATGCGAAGTCGGAACTCGCCAAGGCACAACGAGAGCTGGCGAGCGAGACCGACCCCACCAAGACGACGGAGTTGCAGAACCAGGTCACCCAGGCACAGTCCGCGGTCACCACTGCAGAGAACGCTGTCACCACCGCGAAGAGCAGCCTCACCCAGGCCCAGCAGACCCGCGACAAGACACTGCTCTCCTCGAAACAGAACGTGCAGACCCAGGAGGGCCAGGTGTCCGCCGCCGGGGACAGCCTCGCCTCGCAAGAGGCACAACGGGCGTCCAACCAGCAGCCGGCGCGTGAGGGCGCGGTCGAGTCGGCTCAAGCACAGATCGACAACGCACGTGTGTCGGTGGAGCAGGCCGAACAAGCCGTCAAGGACACGACTGTTCGCGCGCCGGTCGACGGCACCGTCGCCGACATCTCGGCCGTGCTGGGTCAGTCGTCCTCCGGCGGCGGTTCGGCCAGCGGGGGCTCGTCGGGAGGCACCAGTGGCAACGGGACCTCAGGCAGCTCTGGCACGTCAAGCAGCAGTTCCTCGTCGAGTTCGGGTCTGGTCACCCTGGTGAACGAGAAGGTCAAGCAGATCACCGCCTCCGTCGCCGAGGCCGACATCGTCAAGGTCAAGGCGGGCCAGACGGCATCGGTGACCTTCCCGGCGTCGAGCAAGACCCTGTCCGGCAAGGTCACCTCGGTCGCCACCCAGAGCACCGTCTCGAACAACGTCGTGCAGTACGACGTGGCGATCTCCCTGCCGACGGCCAACTCCACGGTCCGGCTGGGTCAGACCGGCGACGTCACCATCACCACCGCCTCGCACGCCGACGTCTTGTATGTGCCGACCAGCGCGATCACCACGACCGGCAACCAAGCCACGGTCACCCGGCGAGCCGACGGCACCGACGCCACGGTGCAGATCGAGACCGGCCTGGTCGGTTCGGTCGGCACCGAGGTCACCCGCGGCTTGAACGAGGGCGACCAGCTCGTATTGCCCACCGGCACCGGTACGCAAGGCTTCACCTTCCCCGGTGGACCTGGCGGCTCCGCTGGATCCGACGGCGCGGGCGGTGGATCCGGTGGCGCGGGTGGCGGGACGAACACTGACAATGGTGAGTCGGGCACTGGCAGCGGCGGACCCCGATGA
- a CDS encoding response regulator transcription factor, which yields MQIAPELRDSRILVVDDEPHLVEMLGVSLRYVGFEVASATTGVEALRVAEEFRPDLVVLDVMLPDADGFALLPMLRAGGEVGVLFLTARDSMDDKLHGLTIGGDDYVTKPFSLEEVITRVGVILRRLRPTGIAGITQSSGMLRYADLVLDEDGHEVWRGDQPIHLSPTEFSLLSFLMRNAGRVMSRAQILEHVWHYDFNGDSSVVDSYIRYLRRKVDVYDPPLIDTVRGVGYSLRLPRDRR from the coding sequence ATGCAGATCGCGCCGGAACTGAGGGACTCTCGCATCCTCGTGGTGGACGACGAGCCTCATCTGGTGGAGATGCTCGGCGTGAGCCTACGGTACGTCGGCTTCGAGGTCGCCTCGGCGACGACCGGGGTCGAGGCGCTTCGGGTGGCGGAGGAGTTCCGGCCTGACCTGGTGGTGTTGGACGTGATGCTGCCCGACGCCGACGGCTTTGCCCTGCTGCCGATGCTCCGAGCCGGTGGCGAGGTCGGCGTGTTGTTCCTGACCGCCCGTGACTCGATGGACGACAAGCTCCATGGGCTGACGATCGGCGGCGACGACTACGTCACCAAGCCGTTCAGCCTGGAGGAGGTGATCACTCGGGTCGGTGTGATCCTGCGTCGGCTGCGTCCGACCGGCATCGCCGGCATCACGCAGAGCTCCGGGATGCTCCGGTACGCCGATCTCGTGCTCGACGAGGACGGTCACGAGGTGTGGCGCGGGGACCAGCCGATCCACCTGTCGCCGACCGAGTTCTCGCTGCTGAGCTTCTTGATGCGCAACGCCGGCCGGGTGATGTCGCGAGCCCAGATCCTCGAGCACGTCTGGCACTACGACTTCAACGGTGACTCCAGCGTGGTGGACTCCTACATCCGCTATCTACGACGCAAGGTCGACGTCTACGACCCGCCGCTGATCGACACCGTCCGCGGGGTCGGCTACAGCCTGCGGCTACCGCGGGATCGCCGATGA
- a CDS encoding sensor histidine kinase, with protein MTQTERPSAARWPVSRLRRLSLRGRLVIGVVGLLTLGLILANVAAVMLISNYQQQRIDAQLEGPLPGADTDRLGLTSEQLCQVIDRADGGRQQLPTSYAFAVTDATGAVLCELPRQATAPGRPDLSRATEDLAAAASSQQPITVPDTEHGAPWRVRVAATEDGYGVIAISLADAFDTLRRLQLITLVVSAVIVLLGGLGSWFMVRLALRPLTAIERTARAIAAGDLSQRVAQPPADTEIGRLTGSLNTMLTQIEQGFDDKIATEARLRRFIADASHELRTPLASIRGHAEMYRQGVASSPEEVAVIMDRIESESIRMSDLVNDLLLLARLDTAPGLDHRPVDLLTVAADTVLDARARDSQRTVTLARGEGDGWLDEPPVVLGDESRIRQVLGNVVANVLRHTPAGTPYEVTIGVRSDAVVAEIVDHGRGLEPETAARVFERFYRSDYGRARSQGGAGLGLSIAAGLMGAHHGTIDHSDTPGGGCTFTLTFPRVSG; from the coding sequence ATGACCCAGACCGAGCGTCCGTCGGCGGCCCGTTGGCCGGTGAGCCGACTCCGACGGCTCTCACTGCGGGGGCGGCTGGTGATCGGGGTGGTCGGGCTGCTCACGCTCGGGCTGATCCTGGCGAACGTGGCCGCGGTGATGTTGATCAGCAACTATCAGCAGCAGCGCATCGACGCACAGCTCGAAGGCCCGCTGCCTGGTGCCGACACAGATCGGCTGGGCCTGACATCCGAGCAGCTGTGCCAGGTGATCGACCGTGCCGACGGAGGCAGACAGCAGCTCCCGACCAGCTATGCCTTCGCCGTCACTGATGCCACCGGCGCGGTGCTCTGTGAGCTGCCCCGGCAAGCGACGGCTCCAGGCCGTCCCGATCTGTCCAGAGCCACCGAGGACCTTGCGGCCGCGGCTTCCAGCCAGCAGCCGATCACCGTGCCCGACACCGAGCACGGGGCGCCGTGGCGGGTCAGAGTGGCGGCCACGGAGGACGGGTACGGGGTGATCGCGATCTCGCTGGCCGATGCGTTCGACACGCTGCGGCGACTGCAGCTGATCACGCTGGTCGTCTCCGCGGTCATCGTGCTGCTCGGCGGGCTGGGCAGCTGGTTCATGGTGCGGCTTGCGCTGCGACCGCTGACTGCCATCGAGCGCACCGCCCGGGCGATTGCCGCCGGCGATCTCTCACAGCGGGTGGCGCAGCCGCCCGCCGACACCGAGATCGGCCGGTTGACCGGCTCGCTGAACACCATGCTCACCCAGATCGAGCAGGGCTTCGACGACAAGATCGCCACCGAGGCGCGGCTGCGGCGGTTCATCGCCGACGCGAGTCACGAGTTGCGTACGCCGCTGGCCAGCATCCGCGGCCATGCCGAGATGTACCGTCAGGGCGTCGCCAGCAGTCCCGAAGAGGTCGCGGTGATCATGGACCGGATCGAGTCGGAGTCCATCCGGATGAGCGATCTGGTCAACGACCTGCTGCTGCTGGCCCGGCTGGATACCGCGCCAGGACTCGATCATCGGCCTGTCGATCTGCTCACCGTCGCGGCTGACACGGTGCTGGATGCCCGTGCCCGGGACTCGCAACGGACAGTGACCCTGGCCAGGGGAGAGGGAGACGGCTGGCTCGATGAGCCGCCGGTCGTGCTGGGGGATGAGAGCCGAATCCGGCAGGTGCTCGGCAATGTGGTCGCCAATGTGCTCCGGCATACGCCGGCCGGCACGCCGTACGAGGTGACGATCGGAGTCCGGTCGGACGCGGTGGTGGCCGAGATCGTCGACCATGGCCGAGGACTCGAGCCCGAGACGGCGGCGCGGGTCTTCGAGCGCTTCTATCGCAGCGACTACGGCCGAGCGCGGAGCCAGGGAGGCGCTGGACTCGGACTCTCGATCGCCGCAGGCTTGATGGGCGCCCACCACGGCACGATCGATCACTCCGACACCCCGGGCGGGGGCTGCACCTTCACCCTCACGTTCCCACGCGTGAGTGGCTGA
- a CDS encoding PepSY domain-containing protein — MVAAGRLAAKEINGGTVVSIESERDGWEVHVVTSDGGEQQLRTDPSGTRVVSGPADDRPDADDKAENKSFSSVDIDFVRAVEVTVGEISDAQINELNLDTENRRIVWEADVSTGSQQRTVQIDATSGEVLSNRADD; from the coding sequence ATGGTTGCCGCAGGACGACTCGCCGCGAAGGAGATCAACGGCGGGACCGTCGTCTCGATCGAGTCCGAGCGAGACGGGTGGGAGGTGCATGTCGTGACTTCCGACGGCGGCGAGCAGCAGCTCCGGACCGATCCGTCCGGAACCCGGGTGGTGTCCGGTCCCGCCGACGATCGTCCCGATGCCGATGACAAGGCGGAGAACAAGAGCTTCAGCTCGGTCGACATCGACTTCGTCCGCGCCGTCGAGGTGACCGTGGGTGAGATCAGCGACGCGCAGATCAACGAGCTCAATCTCGACACCGAGAACCGCCGGATTGTCTGGGAGGCGGATGTATCGACGGGATCGCAGCAACGTACGGTGCAGATCGACGCCACCAGCGGAGAGGTCCTCAGCAACCGCGCCGACGACTGA
- a CDS encoding VOC family protein, translating into MTAARPIHFEIHADDVSRAVAFYRDVFGWAFEDWSEYAGMPYFGAVTGEEGTPGINGAIMERRGDGGGAGAPVNGAVLTLGCEDYDSLHTAILEAGGQVAHPKSPLPGMAWQGYYLDTEGNVFGLHQPDPAAA; encoded by the coding sequence ATGACAGCAGCGCGACCGATCCACTTCGAGATCCACGCCGACGACGTGTCTCGAGCCGTGGCGTTCTATCGGGACGTCTTCGGCTGGGCGTTCGAGGACTGGAGTGAGTATGCAGGGATGCCCTATTTCGGGGCGGTGACCGGCGAGGAAGGCACGCCGGGGATCAACGGAGCGATCATGGAGCGGAGAGGCGACGGCGGGGGCGCGGGAGCTCCGGTGAACGGGGCGGTGCTCACCTTGGGCTGCGAGGATTACGACAGCCTGCATACGGCGATCCTCGAGGCCGGTGGCCAGGTGGCTCATCCCAAGAGCCCGCTGCCGGGGATGGCTTGGCAGGGCTACTACCTCGACACCGAGGGCAACGTGTTCGGCTTGCATCAGCCAGACCCGGCCGCTGCCTGA
- a CDS encoding RNA polymerase sigma factor has protein sequence MSRPMAVPGRVSVAAGDARVREMDADEFDALYARSFRRLVAQIYAMCGNFAEAQDCVQEAFVRAWDRRRVLDREQCPEAWVRTVAYRLAVSRWRRAQRALRPPDRSQLPRPVPEPDASRVELMRALDQLPADQRRAIVLFHLCDVSIRDIAVETGAPVGTVKARLSRGRAALAGLLAVSDEGSVDQERADG, from the coding sequence ATGTCTAGACCGATGGCCGTCCCCGGTCGGGTGTCGGTGGCCGCTGGCGACGCGCGGGTGCGAGAGATGGATGCCGATGAGTTTGATGCGCTCTACGCGAGGTCGTTCAGGCGGCTGGTTGCGCAGATCTACGCGATGTGCGGCAACTTCGCCGAGGCGCAGGACTGCGTACAGGAGGCGTTCGTCCGGGCCTGGGATCGGCGCCGCGTGCTGGACAGAGAGCAGTGCCCGGAAGCGTGGGTCCGCACGGTCGCATACCGGCTCGCCGTCAGTCGGTGGCGACGCGCCCAGCGGGCGCTACGCCCACCGGATCGCTCCCAGCTGCCCCGACCGGTGCCGGAGCCTGACGCATCGCGGGTGGAGTTGATGCGCGCACTGGATCAGTTGCCCGCGGATCAGCGTCGGGCAATCGTGCTGTTCCATCTGTGCGATGTGTCCATTCGAGACATCGCGGTCGAGACCGGAGCGCCGGTCGGCACGGTGAAAGCTCGGCTCTCTCGGGGGCGGGCGGCGTTGGCGGGTCTGCTCGCCGTCTCCGATGAGGGCTCCGTTGATCAGGAGAGAGCCGATGGCTGA